A region of Roseofilum reptotaenium CS-1145 DNA encodes the following proteins:
- a CDS encoding DUF3593 domain-containing protein codes for MSKDILFALSLFPYLGFLWFITRSGQMPRLALIGFYMTLVFVGVTIPAGIYAQVVYHEALANVDLLHGGAEVFLSISNILIVVGFYQAVKSQLAKASDS; via the coding sequence ATGTCCAAAGATATCCTATTTGCACTCTCTTTATTTCCCTACTTGGGATTTTTATGGTTTATTACCCGCTCTGGACAAATGCCCCGGTTAGCTCTCATTGGCTTTTATATGACCTTAGTATTTGTAGGCGTAACGATTCCTGCCGGCATTTATGCCCAAGTCGTTTACCATGAAGCCCTAGCCAATGTAGATTTGCTCCATGGCGGCGCGGAAGTATTCTTAAGTATCTCCAATATTTTAATCGTGGTGGGATTTTATCAAGCCGTTAAATCTCAACTAGCGAAGGCATCCGACAGTTAA
- a CDS encoding DUF2499 domain-containing protein, which translates to MNVLSIPTWVIHVSSVIEWIMAIWLIWRYGELTDDRRWSWFALAMIPALISAMSACTWHFFDNDPNLEWIVTLQAAMTVVGNCTLCAAGWLLWRQTQSQA; encoded by the coding sequence ATGAATGTACTGTCGATCCCGACTTGGGTGATTCATGTTTCGAGTGTGATTGAGTGGATCATGGCCATTTGGCTAATTTGGCGTTATGGAGAATTAACTGACGATCGCCGTTGGTCGTGGTTTGCCCTTGCCATGATTCCGGCTCTGATCAGTGCTATGTCTGCCTGTACCTGGCATTTCTTCGATAACGATCCCAACCTAGAATGGATTGTTACTCTACAAGCTGCCATGACCGTTGTTGGCAATTGTACCCTCTGCGCTGCCGGTTGGCTCCTCTGGCGACAAACCCAATCTCAAGCTTAA
- a CDS encoding RuBisCO accumulation factor 1: MSYSPYSPPNVEPIDADALLLQLRRKQGTWVEWGQACSQLQKVGYAPDRIFEETGFEPVQQNQVMVAAQVYTSLTKAEIKESVRSHFNQKGSDILYEFRILTQLQRVAAAEFSLDHNLDADQAHELAKAIKDFSRSSSPAEGFSQHPGDIMAHQCWKSARQHKDIQERSRLIAKGLRYAQSNTARQHLEHLLTDFTIVPQKSAPRLPVYRLESAHESPRVIPVVGQFPLTLEDWKAVPLIEALEPFGVVRSQGASAFVAVPGWSVIRAMGDPVALLANSDELPGALSENSEPILMLVDRQERQWDSDRYFLVDIDGQLELQWWETEPDQPLLAQLVLLMRPHRILDEDFTKELWQIEE; the protein is encoded by the coding sequence ATGAGTTATTCCCCCTATTCACCTCCCAATGTAGAACCCATTGATGCAGATGCCTTGTTGCTGCAACTGCGCCGAAAACAAGGCACATGGGTTGAGTGGGGACAGGCCTGTAGCCAACTGCAAAAGGTAGGATATGCACCCGATCGCATTTTTGAAGAAACTGGATTTGAACCCGTACAACAAAATCAGGTGATGGTTGCAGCCCAAGTCTACACCAGCTTAACCAAAGCTGAAATTAAAGAATCGGTGCGATCGCACTTTAACCAAAAAGGCTCAGATATTCTCTACGAATTCCGCATCCTTACCCAACTCCAACGGGTAGCAGCGGCTGAATTTAGCCTGGATCATAACCTGGATGCCGATCAAGCTCACGAACTGGCTAAAGCCATCAAAGACTTCTCTCGCAGCAGTTCCCCCGCTGAAGGCTTTTCTCAGCATCCCGGAGATATTATGGCCCATCAGTGCTGGAAAAGCGCCCGCCAACACAAAGACATTCAAGAGAGATCGCGCCTAATTGCTAAAGGTCTGCGTTACGCCCAGAGTAATACAGCTCGCCAACATCTGGAACATCTGCTCACCGATTTTACCATCGTTCCCCAAAAAAGTGCCCCCAGATTACCCGTATATCGCCTAGAATCGGCTCACGAATCGCCTCGGGTGATTCCCGTCGTTGGTCAATTTCCCCTCACCCTAGAGGATTGGAAAGCTGTACCTTTGATTGAAGCTCTTGAGCCGTTTGGAGTAGTTCGTAGTCAAGGAGCATCAGCTTTTGTCGCAGTTCCCGGATGGTCAGTGATCCGAGCAATGGGCGATCCGGTTGCTCTCTTAGCTAACAGTGACGAACTTCCTGGAGCGCTATCCGAGAATTCAGAACCTATTTTAATGTTAGTGGATCGCCAGGAGCGACAATGGGATAGCGATCGCTATTTTCTAGTAGACATCGACGGTCAATTAGAACTTCAATGGTGGGAAACTGAACCGGATCAACCCTTGTTAGCACAATTGGTCTTACTCATGCGTCCCCACCGTATCCTAGACGAGGACTTTACCAAAGAACTCTGGCAAATTGAAGAATGA
- a CDS encoding shikimate kinase, which translates to MRIILLGNAGAGKSTMARRLIGDRPIPRLSLDEIAWNPGPERKPLNESITLLLSFIQDNQQWVIEGCYADIIEAALPYCTELRFLNPGIATCIHHCYQRPWEPEKFASPQEQQAMLQVLVDWVKEYETRSDEYGLSRHRALYDRFGGEKQEFTHIEQYYSELI; encoded by the coding sequence ATGAGAATCATCCTTCTTGGTAATGCCGGTGCAGGAAAAAGTACCATGGCCCGTCGCTTAATTGGCGATCGCCCCATTCCCCGCCTATCCCTGGATGAAATTGCCTGGAATCCAGGGCCAGAACGAAAACCCCTCAATGAAAGTATTACCCTATTGCTCTCGTTTATCCAAGATAATCAACAATGGGTAATTGAAGGTTGCTATGCTGATATTATCGAAGCCGCCTTACCCTACTGCACTGAACTGCGCTTTCTCAATCCAGGCATAGCAACCTGTATTCATCACTGTTACCAACGGCCTTGGGAACCGGAAAAATTTGCTTCTCCCCAAGAACAACAAGCCATGCTTCAAGTTTTGGTCGATTGGGTCAAAGAATACGAAACTCGCAGCGATGAATACGGACTATCCCGCCATCGTGCCCTTTACGATCGGTTTGGTGGAGAAAAACAGGAGTTTACCCATATTGAGCAGTATTATTCGGAGTTAATATAG
- the cheB gene encoding chemotaxis-specific protein-glutamate methyltransferase CheB, giving the protein MPIRVIIVEDSSIALTILKRMLNASPDIEVVGTARTGKEAIALIPKVDPQVICTDLHMPEMDGLTLTEEIMSTRPKPILVISSSVREQDTHQVFKVLEAGAVDVFPKPEGGLGVDSDRIQQALINKVKILAGVSVFRNRKRSQQPVNASVPVSQTKSVFFSTSSSRFSRPILPFRTTHLGLIALGASTGGPQVLEQILSQFPANLPVPVICVQHISEGFLQGFIDWLSSRCSLPVSVARAGDRPQPGHIYFPPERSHLIFDRMGCFVYSRTVGGGGHCPSITVTFNSVAQYYRNRSIGVLLTGMGRDGADGLLSIFQAGGFTLAQNEASCVVFGMPKEAIALGATHQVLPPEAIATAILRKLVV; this is encoded by the coding sequence ATGCCGATTCGAGTCATTATTGTTGAAGATTCTTCCATTGCCCTGACCATCCTCAAGCGGATGCTCAACGCCTCTCCAGATATCGAGGTAGTGGGTACAGCTCGTACTGGAAAAGAGGCGATCGCCCTCATTCCTAAAGTTGATCCCCAAGTCATTTGTACGGACTTACACATGCCAGAAATGGATGGGTTAACCTTAACTGAAGAAATCATGTCTACTCGCCCTAAACCGATTTTAGTGATTAGTTCTTCGGTGCGCGAACAGGATACCCATCAAGTATTTAAAGTTTTAGAAGCAGGAGCAGTGGATGTTTTTCCTAAACCGGAAGGGGGACTTGGGGTAGACTCCGATCGCATTCAACAAGCTTTAATTAATAAGGTGAAAATCTTAGCAGGAGTGTCTGTATTTAGGAACCGTAAACGCTCTCAACAACCGGTGAATGCTTCTGTCCCTGTCTCTCAAACCAAATCCGTATTTTTTTCTACTTCTTCCTCTCGTTTTTCCCGTCCTATACTGCCGTTTAGAACGACCCATCTGGGACTCATTGCCCTAGGCGCTTCAACCGGTGGCCCGCAAGTGTTAGAGCAAATTTTAAGCCAATTTCCGGCCAATCTACCCGTTCCAGTGATTTGTGTGCAACATATTAGTGAAGGTTTTTTACAAGGGTTTATTGACTGGCTCTCAAGTCGCTGTTCTCTTCCCGTGAGCGTTGCCCGAGCAGGCGATCGCCCCCAACCTGGCCACATCTATTTTCCTCCAGAACGTTCCCATCTGATCTTCGATCGGATGGGCTGTTTTGTCTACAGTCGCACCGTCGGAGGTGGAGGGCATTGCCCCTCGATTACGGTAACCTTTAATTCAGTAGCTCAATATTATAGAAATCGTAGTATTGGCGTGTTACTGACCGGAATGGGACGGGATGGAGCCGATGGTCTGTTGTCTATTTTTCAGGCTGGAGGCTTCACTTTAGCCCAAAATGAAGCCAGTTGTGTGGTGTTTGGGATGCCCAAAGAGGCGATCGCCCTCGGTGCCACGCATCAGGTTTTACCTCCAGAAGCCATTGCCACTGCCATTTTAAGGAAATTGGTTGTCTAG
- a CDS encoding helix-turn-helix domain-containing protein yields the protein MTNSPKSLSVEACAILGISPKELRSHLSQIEAQLHHSEVYRRTLKSLQDQLGEGVDGLQMLIKAMGREAIQISLQHFIRQYQHQSCEPVRPSAAIAPVTSPKSSAQLSPTRGVTHQKTGSVDSGIVRSVKAPVSRPQKLSKAQLAQQKIQQEREAGWKQIGEQLQQARLGCALSLDQLHALTRIPIHELKALEAGDFEHLPEEIYLHGFVRRLSIVLGLDSQRLLSSLPEPDLTHSVVPSWSSLYTQKSEGFYLQPAHLYLGYTALMAGAVGGLAWLYGDAPSGAAQEQPPEAPQLSVPESEKKSYTADSLSNPDIPSPEVVSDPQG from the coding sequence ATGACCAATAGCCCTAAATCTTTAAGTGTTGAAGCCTGTGCCATTTTGGGAATTTCCCCGAAAGAGTTGCGATCGCACCTGAGTCAAATTGAAGCTCAACTCCACCATTCTGAGGTCTATCGTCGCACTCTGAAAAGTCTCCAAGATCAATTAGGAGAAGGAGTAGATGGTCTACAGATGTTGATTAAAGCCATGGGACGAGAAGCGATTCAGATCTCGTTGCAACACTTTATTCGTCAATATCAACACCAGTCTTGTGAACCGGTGCGTCCCTCAGCAGCGATCGCTCCTGTAACTAGCCCAAAGAGTAGCGCTCAACTGAGTCCAACCCGTGGGGTAACTCATCAAAAGACAGGTTCTGTTGATTCAGGTATAGTTCGATCAGTCAAAGCCCCTGTATCTCGCCCCCAGAAACTCTCTAAAGCACAGTTAGCACAACAAAAGATACAACAAGAGCGGGAAGCCGGTTGGAAACAAATTGGCGAGCAACTGCAACAAGCGCGTTTAGGGTGTGCTCTCTCCCTCGATCAGCTCCATGCCTTAACTCGCATCCCTATCCATGAACTCAAAGCACTAGAAGCCGGAGATTTTGAGCATCTACCTGAAGAAATTTACCTGCATGGTTTTGTCCGTCGCCTCAGTATTGTCCTTGGTTTAGACAGTCAACGCCTCCTTTCGAGTCTCCCAGAACCGGATCTGACTCATTCAGTAGTGCCGTCTTGGTCGTCCCTTTATACCCAAAAAAGCGAGGGATTTTACTTACAACCTGCTCATTTATATTTAGGGTATACCGCATTAATGGCTGGTGCTGTTGGAGGACTTGCTTGGTTATACGGTGATGCACCCTCTGGTGCAGCCCAGGAACAACCTCCTGAAGCCCCACAACTCTCTGTTCCTGAATCTGAGAAAAAGTCTTATACTGCTGACTCCCTATCCAACCCCGATATTCCCTCACCTGAAGTGGTCAGCGATCCACAAGGATAA
- the zds gene encoding 9,9'-di-cis-zeta-carotene desaturase, with the protein MRVAIVGAGLAGLSTAVELVDAGHQVEIFESRAFVGGKVGSWVDADGNHIEMGLHVFFGCYYNLFALMRKVGAFENLRLKEHTHTFINRGGMTGALDFRFPVGAPFNGLKAFFTTSQLSVQDKAMNAIALATSPIVRGLVDFDGAMRTIRNLDSISFADWFRKQGGSNGSLKRMWNPIAYALGFIDTENISARCMLTIFQFFAAKTEASVLRMLEGSPHEYLHKPILNYLEERGTKIYTRRRVRDIQFTESNGKTEVTGLVVADGEGEETITADAYVCACDVPGIQKLLPSDWRKWPEFDNIYKLDTVPVATVQLRFDGWVTELNDEQQRKQLEKAAGIDNLLYTADADFSCFADLALASPGDYYREGQGSLLQLVLTPGDPFIRESNEAIANHVLKQVQDLFPSSRNLKMTWYSVVKLAQSLYREAPGMDPYRPAQKTPIPNFFLAGSYTQQDYIDSMEGATLSGRQAAQAILT; encoded by the coding sequence ATGCGTGTTGCCATTGTTGGGGCAGGTTTAGCTGGCTTATCTACTGCCGTTGAATTGGTTGATGCTGGTCATCAGGTGGAAATATTTGAATCCCGCGCCTTTGTGGGTGGAAAGGTCGGCAGTTGGGTAGATGCGGACGGCAATCATATTGAAATGGGATTGCATGTGTTTTTCGGCTGCTATTACAATCTGTTTGCTTTGATGCGGAAGGTGGGTGCGTTTGAGAATCTGCGCTTAAAGGAACATACCCATACGTTTATCAACCGGGGGGGAATGACGGGGGCGTTGGATTTCCGCTTTCCGGTGGGTGCGCCGTTTAATGGTTTGAAGGCTTTTTTCACTACATCCCAACTTTCGGTTCAGGATAAGGCGATGAATGCGATCGCCTTAGCAACCAGTCCTATTGTACGCGGTTTGGTAGATTTTGATGGGGCGATGAGGACAATTCGCAACCTGGATTCTATCAGTTTTGCCGATTGGTTTCGCAAACAGGGCGGCTCGAATGGTTCCCTGAAGCGGATGTGGAACCCCATTGCCTATGCTTTAGGATTTATCGATACAGAAAATATTTCGGCTCGCTGTATGCTCACTATCTTCCAATTTTTCGCGGCAAAAACGGAAGCTTCAGTGCTAAGAATGTTGGAAGGTTCGCCCCATGAATATCTACATAAACCGATTTTGAACTATTTAGAAGAACGGGGGACAAAAATCTATACCCGTCGCCGGGTGAGAGACATTCAATTCACAGAAAGTAACGGTAAAACTGAAGTCACTGGCTTAGTGGTTGCCGATGGAGAAGGGGAAGAAACGATTACGGCTGATGCCTATGTTTGTGCCTGTGATGTACCGGGAATTCAAAAGCTTTTGCCCTCAGATTGGCGTAAGTGGCCGGAGTTCGATAATATCTATAAGTTGGATACGGTTCCAGTCGCTACGGTGCAATTGCGCTTTGATGGTTGGGTGACGGAATTGAATGATGAACAGCAACGCAAGCAATTAGAAAAAGCGGCTGGAATTGATAATTTATTGTATACGGCGGATGCTGATTTTTCCTGTTTTGCTGATTTAGCTCTAGCAAGTCCCGGAGATTATTATCGGGAAGGACAAGGCTCGCTGTTACAATTGGTGCTAACGCCTGGCGATCCTTTTATTCGGGAAAGTAATGAGGCGATCGCCAATCATGTCCTCAAACAAGTGCAAGATCTCTTCCCCTCTTCCCGTAATCTGAAGATGACCTGGTATTCTGTAGTTAAACTGGCCCAATCTCTGTATCGGGAAGCACCGGGAATGGACCCCTATCGCCCAGCGCAGAAAACCCCGATTCCTAACTTTTTCCTGGCTGGAAGTTATACTCAGCAAGATTATATCGATAGCATGGAAGGTGCAACCCTTTCGGGACGACAAGCGGCTCAGGCTATTTTGACTTAA
- a CDS encoding 3'(2'),5'-bisphosphate nucleotidase translates to MSYDREKQVAMEAAILAAKLCQQVRQDIPEAIEKHDKSPVTVADYGSQAIICKALGEIFPNDPIVGEEDATELRKPEIADTLNKMLGYVQNLIPHATADQVTDWIDRGNGSVSPRYWTLDPIDGTKGFLRQDQYAVALALIEDGDIKVGVLACPAMPVEGSEPGMLYVAVRGEGSQMRPLAGGELQTIHVVSPDDQENMRFVESVEAAHGDQSRQNAMAQAVGITTPSVRVDSQAKYGIVASGKAALYLRLPSPKYPDYRENIWDHAAGAIVVEEAGGKVTDMHGQPLNFADGQKMVNNRGVVVSNGMLHEKILDVLKS, encoded by the coding sequence ATGTCCTACGATCGCGAAAAACAGGTAGCCATGGAAGCGGCCATCTTAGCCGCAAAACTCTGTCAGCAGGTACGTCAAGACATTCCAGAGGCGATCGAAAAGCACGATAAAAGTCCCGTAACCGTTGCAGATTATGGCTCCCAGGCCATTATTTGCAAAGCACTCGGCGAAATCTTTCCCAACGATCCCATTGTCGGAGAAGAAGACGCAACCGAGCTACGCAAACCGGAAATTGCCGATACCCTCAACAAAATGCTCGGTTATGTGCAAAATCTAATTCCCCATGCCACCGCCGATCAAGTAACGGACTGGATCGATCGCGGAAATGGCTCCGTATCCCCCCGATATTGGACGCTAGACCCCATTGACGGCACAAAAGGCTTTTTGCGTCAAGATCAGTATGCCGTGGCTCTAGCGCTCATTGAAGATGGGGATATCAAGGTCGGGGTTTTAGCCTGTCCTGCCATGCCCGTCGAAGGCTCAGAACCCGGTATGCTCTACGTTGCGGTGCGTGGAGAAGGGTCACAAATGAGACCCTTAGCAGGGGGAGAATTACAAACCATCCATGTAGTGAGTCCTGATGATCAAGAAAACATGCGCTTTGTCGAAAGCGTAGAAGCCGCTCACGGCGACCAATCTCGGCAAAATGCCATGGCTCAAGCCGTCGGTATTACTACTCCATCCGTGCGCGTGGACTCCCAAGCCAAATATGGCATTGTTGCATCTGGAAAAGCTGCCCTCTACCTGCGCTTACCCTCTCCCAAATATCCCGATTATCGCGAAAATATTTGGGATCATGCTGCTGGTGCAATCGTCGTAGAAGAAGCCGGAGGGAAAGTTACCGATATGCATGGACAACCCCTCAATTTTGCCGATGGGCAGAAAATGGTGAATAATCGGGGCGTTGTTGTCAGTAATGGCATGTTGCACGAGAAGATTCTCGACGTTTTGAAGAGTTAA
- the tumA gene encoding antitoxin TumA, producing the protein MRKQTIQYTSSLDALVTVAKRLSLYENQQKMDSEEFFYQYSQGLLSDETQFVEWANDYRHYLALRHELEQRINHAA; encoded by the coding sequence ATGCGTAAACAGACCATTCAATATACATCCTCCTTAGATGCCCTAGTTACGGTTGCCAAGCGATTAAGCTTGTATGAAAATCAGCAGAAGATGGACTCTGAGGAATTTTTCTACCAGTATAGTCAGGGATTGTTATCAGATGAAACTCAATTTGTCGAATGGGCAAATGACTACCGCCATTATCTCGCTTTACGTCATGAACTAGAGCAACGCATTAACCATGCTGCATGA